Proteins encoded together in one Schumannella luteola window:
- the pyrR gene encoding bifunctional pyr operon transcriptional regulator/uracil phosphoribosyltransferase PyrR — protein sequence MAVRLVLQQADIQRALTRISHEILESNRGSDDLVLLGIPTRGVMLAERIAGIIGSLEQRDIPVGALDVTMYRDDLDRHPTRTPRPTRIPESGIDGRTVVLVDDVLYSGRTIRAALDAIGDLGRPRAVRLAVLVDRGHRELPIRADFVGKNLPSAAAERVNVRLTEIDGDDAVAIEGGAAVGDEAANGGAR from the coding sequence ATGGCTGTGCGCCTCGTGCTGCAGCAGGCTGACATTCAGCGGGCGCTGACCCGCATCTCGCACGAGATCCTCGAGAGCAATCGAGGCTCCGACGATCTCGTCCTCCTCGGCATCCCCACGCGGGGTGTCATGCTCGCCGAGCGCATCGCCGGCATCATCGGCTCGCTCGAGCAGCGAGACATCCCCGTCGGCGCGCTCGACGTGACGATGTACCGCGACGATCTCGACCGGCACCCGACGCGCACGCCGCGGCCGACGCGCATCCCCGAGTCGGGCATCGACGGCCGCACGGTCGTGCTGGTCGACGACGTGCTCTACTCGGGCCGCACGATCCGCGCCGCGCTCGACGCGATCGGCGACCTCGGGCGTCCGCGCGCCGTGCGCCTCGCCGTGCTGGTCGACCGCGGGCACCGCGAGCTGCCGATCCGCGCCGACTTCGTGGGCAAGAACCTGCCGAGCGCCGCCGCCGAGCGCGTCAACGTGCGCCTGACCGAGATCGACGGCGACGACGCGGTCGCGATCGAGGGCGGTGCGGCTGTCGGCGACGAGGCCGCGAACGGGGGAGCGCGATGA
- the nusB gene encoding transcription antitermination factor NusB yields the protein MSARSKARKRAVDILYGADLRELPIWQLLGEEATRALDEPDRRASWEYARQIVEGVADNQTAIDRLISENAQGWTLDRMPVLDRAIARVGAWEILYNAEVPDAVAISEAVESATVHSTDDSAGFLNGLLAAIARLPKPEAAPHIELPVGDDQD from the coding sequence GTGAGCGCCCGCAGCAAGGCCCGCAAGCGCGCGGTCGACATCCTCTACGGCGCCGACCTGCGCGAGCTGCCGATCTGGCAGCTGCTCGGCGAGGAGGCGACCCGTGCGCTCGACGAGCCCGACCGTCGCGCCTCGTGGGAGTACGCCCGCCAGATCGTCGAAGGCGTCGCCGACAACCAGACCGCGATCGATCGTCTGATCAGCGAGAACGCCCAGGGCTGGACCCTCGATCGGATGCCGGTGCTCGACCGCGCGATCGCGCGCGTCGGCGCGTGGGAGATCCTCTACAACGCCGAGGTGCCCGACGCGGTCGCCATCTCGGAGGCCGTCGAGTCGGCGACCGTGCACAGCACGGACGACTCGGCCGGGTTCCTCAACGGCCTGCTCGCGGCGATCGCCCGCCTGCCGAAGCCGGAGGCCGCGCCGCACATCGAGCTGCCGGTCGGCGACGATCAGGACTGA
- a CDS encoding MarR family winged helix-turn-helix transcriptional regulator — protein MSTITTGFPVGDDIEVAHALALAVGRVNRRMQRAGGSLNHAHLSAMATLVRDGPLRLGELAGREQVSAPSMTRTVTELESRQLVQRRPDIRDGRSVIVEITEHGSSTVQRARSERAGILADLLDRLDADQRRALTGALPALQRLAEI, from the coding sequence ATGAGCACGATCACAACGGGATTTCCGGTCGGCGACGACATCGAGGTCGCGCACGCGCTCGCCCTCGCGGTCGGCCGGGTCAATCGGCGCATGCAGCGCGCCGGCGGGTCCCTCAACCACGCCCATCTCTCGGCGATGGCGACGCTGGTGCGCGACGGGCCGCTGCGCCTCGGCGAGCTCGCCGGCCGCGAGCAGGTGTCGGCGCCGTCGATGACCCGCACGGTCACCGAGCTCGAGTCGCGCCAGCTCGTGCAGCGCCGACCGGATATCCGCGACGGCCGCTCGGTCATCGTCGAGATCACCGAGCACGGCAGTTCGACCGTGCAGCGGGCGCGCAGCGAGCGCGCGGGCATCCTGGCCGACCTGCTCGACCGACTGGATGCGGATCAGCGTCGCGCCCTCACGGGCGCCCTGCCGGCGCTGCAGCGGCTCGCCGAGATCTGA
- the efp gene encoding elongation factor P, which translates to MATTNDIKNGSVLSIDGGLWSVIEFQHVKPGKGGAFVRTKLKNALSGKVVDRTFNAGTKIEFSTIDRRDFQYLYKDGADFVFMDLSDYDQITIPAATVGDAANYMLENQTVTVASNDGSPLYIELPASVVLEVTYTEPGLQGDRSSAGTKPATLETGHEIQVPLFLNTGTKVKVDTRNGDYLGRVTE; encoded by the coding sequence ATGGCCACCACGAACGACATCAAGAACGGCAGCGTCCTCAGCATCGACGGCGGGCTGTGGAGCGTGATCGAGTTCCAGCACGTCAAGCCGGGCAAGGGCGGCGCCTTCGTGCGCACCAAGCTCAAGAACGCCCTCAGCGGCAAGGTCGTCGACCGCACCTTCAACGCCGGCACCAAGATCGAGTTCTCGACGATCGACCGCCGCGACTTCCAGTACCTGTACAAGGACGGCGCCGACTTCGTCTTCATGGATCTGAGCGACTACGACCAGATCACCATCCCGGCCGCCACCGTCGGCGACGCCGCCAACTACATGCTCGAGAACCAGACCGTCACGGTCGCGAGCAACGACGGCTCGCCGCTCTACATCGAGCTGCCCGCCTCGGTCGTGCTCGAGGTCACCTACACCGAACCCGGCCTGCAGGGCGACCGCTCGAGCGCCGGAACGAAGCCCGCCACCCTCGAGACCGGCCACGAGATCCAGGTGCCGCTGTTCCTCAACACCGGCACCAAGGTCAAGGTCGACACCCGCAACGGCGACTACCTGGGCCGCGTCACCGAGTGA
- a CDS encoding aspartate carbamoyltransferase catalytic subunit has translation MRHLLSTRDLDRTTAVRILDLAEDMADVAQRAVPKLPALRGKTVANLFFEDSTRTRLSFEAAAKRLSAEVITFSAKGSSVSKGESLKDTAQTIAAMGMDAVVLRHSASGAAATLAGSGWIDAAVVNAGDGTHEHPTQGLLDAYSIRKRLHGAASRGRDLDGVEVTIVGDIVHSRVARSNVWLLTTLGAEVALVAPATLLPGAIDSWPVTASHDLDAAIAAKPDALMMLRVQAERMTSGFFPNEREYAREWGLSAERFARLDADTMVLHPGPMNRGLEISSAAADSARSVVLDQVTNGVSIRMAVLYLVLSGNDGTDA, from the coding sequence ATGAGGCACCTGCTCTCCACCCGCGACCTCGACCGCACGACGGCGGTGCGCATCCTCGACCTCGCCGAGGACATGGCGGATGTCGCGCAGCGCGCCGTGCCGAAGCTGCCGGCCCTGCGCGGCAAGACCGTCGCGAACCTGTTCTTCGAGGACTCGACCCGCACCCGGCTCTCCTTCGAGGCCGCGGCGAAGCGGCTCAGCGCCGAGGTCATCACCTTCAGCGCGAAGGGCTCGAGCGTCTCGAAGGGCGAGAGCCTCAAGGACACGGCGCAGACGATCGCGGCGATGGGCATGGATGCGGTGGTGCTGCGGCACTCGGCGTCCGGCGCCGCGGCGACGCTCGCCGGCAGCGGCTGGATCGACGCCGCCGTCGTCAACGCGGGAGACGGCACCCACGAGCACCCGACGCAGGGTCTGCTCGACGCCTACTCGATCCGCAAGCGCCTGCACGGCGCGGCCTCGCGCGGCCGCGACCTCGACGGCGTCGAAGTCACGATCGTCGGCGACATCGTGCACTCGCGCGTCGCCCGCTCGAACGTCTGGCTGCTGACGACGCTCGGCGCCGAGGTCGCGCTCGTCGCCCCGGCGACGCTGCTGCCGGGCGCGATCGACTCCTGGCCGGTGACCGCGAGCCACGACCTGGATGCCGCGATCGCGGCCAAGCCGGACGCGCTGATGATGCTGCGCGTGCAGGCCGAGCGCATGACGAGCGGCTTCTTCCCCAACGAGCGCGAGTACGCGCGCGAGTGGGGTCTCTCGGCGGAGCGCTTCGCCCGTCTCGACGCGGATACGATGGTGCTGCATCCCGGCCCCATGAACCGCGGCCTCGAGATCAGCTCGGCCGCGGCCGACTCGGCCCGCTCGGTCGTGCTCGACCAGGTCACGAACGGGGTGTCGATACGGATGGCGGTGCTCTACCTGGTGCTCTCGGGAAACGACGGGACGGACGCATGA